The Nitrospiria bacterium genome includes the window TGCGAAAGCGGGACATCAACTCGTCGCCGAGAACTTCGCCGGGCTTCTCGGGGCGTTTCGTCATAAAGTCGCGGATCTCATCGAGGCGTTTGTCGGCCTGCTCGTTCCCCTGAAGACGCTTGACCTTCTGCTTGGCGGCGTCGAACGCGTCGAAGGTCAGCTCGTTGAAGCCGAGCTTTCGAATCCGCATCACCGCCTTCATCATCGCCTGGTTCCGGTAGCGCGTCAACCTCTCCGAAGAAATCTCCTTGACGCCTTCTTTCCGGGCCCGCCGCTCCGCCGCCTTCTTGATCCCGCTGCGCACGAAATCGGGCGACGTCTGAAGGCGGCGCCAGGCTTCGCCGGACCATTTCACTTCCTCAAGCGGCGTTTCCCAAATGGTTTTGAGATGTTCTTCCGTCATTTCGACAAAATTCTTGGCACGGGCCAGATCCTCGGCGTCGTTCTTGAGCATCTGGAAAACAAAGTCGGTCGCCACGGCCGGAGCGCTTTCGATTTTTTTCATGAGCAGGGCTTTCGCCCCGTCGGTCCAGGGCAGCTCGGCGGCCGGTTTTTGATCCTCGAGCTCCCCCAGGGCCTCGACCTTCTGGAGCAGTTCGACATTCACCTCGAGATGCCCGCGTTCCTGCGCGATCTCTTCCGCGATCTGACGGACCATATCCCGCATGAAGACCGGAACCGTGGCCAGCCTCTCCCGCGCCGCCAGCGTCCAGGGCAGATGGCCTTTGGCCATCTGATCGGCCGCCTCCTGCAAACCTTTCTCGCCGCCCAGAGCGCCCATCGATTCGTTCTTCCACTGGGTCAGCTGTTCCGCCGTGATGAGGGACAGACCCATCTCCCTCGCCTTCTTTTCGGCGAGCTTTTTCACCATCCCGCGCAAAAAAACCGGCGCCTTCTCGACGCTTTTCAGCGCATCCTCCGTCCACCGTATCTGTACGTCACTCGACATCGAACGACCCTTAGGATTCCTCTCGGACCCGTATTGTAACACCGCAGCGGCCGCCCGTCAACGCCGCAAGGCCCGGCCTCATTTTCCGAATTCAAAATGGACCGTCGTTTGGGAGCGGGCGGAGAGATCGACGGTCTGGGCCCGGAGCTTCATGAAGGGATGCCAGGCCGTTACGCGGTATCGGCCGGGGGGCAGATCGCGGATCGAGAAGGTTCCGTCTTCGGCCGTGATCGCATAATAGGGATTATCGACCACGTACGACCAGGTCTGCATGAAGGAATGCTTTCCGCACTGCGTCCAGACGATCCGCCGGCCTTCCGGAACCTTCATCTCCTGGATCAAGGTCGCATCGGAGAGCGCCGGCCGGTCAAAAATTTTGTCGCCGCGTTTGTCGTCCTCGATCACATACGTCTGGATGTCGTGGATGGTATTGTCGTTGTTTTGAAACGTCATGTTCTGCCGGTCGCGCATGACGGACACGAAGGGGCTGAATGCGCAATCCTGAATGGCGATGCGGGGGCCCGTCGAAGGAAAGGGCTTCCCCTGTTTGACACCCTCGACCACCACAACCACGTCCCGCAATCCTCCGTCCTTCGAGACGACGAAGTCCCGCAGAAGCCGGTGCCCTTTCCCATCCGAGATCCGCCCGCAAATCTCGAGGTCGGGATAAA containing:
- a CDS encoding carboxypeptidase-like regulatory domain-containing protein, which codes for MKVNVRIIGLTVWVALVVFAHVPVWAYMEQPVTEGATIHGKVAFKGAVPPPRSFGLIVYPDLEICGRISDGKGHRLLRDFVVSKDGGLRDVVVVVEGVKQGKPFPSTGPRIAIQDCAFSPFVSVMRDRQNMTFQNNDNTIHDIQTYVIEDDKRGDKIFDRPALSDATLIQEMKVPEGRRIVWTQCGKHSFMQTWSYVVDNPYYAITAEDGTFSIRDLPPGRYRVTAWHPFMKLRAQTVDLSARSQTTVHFEFGK